A region of Cystobacter fuscus DSM 2262 DNA encodes the following proteins:
- the cglE gene encoding adventurous gliding motility protein CglE: MKALRPFVVCAALALPALANAQAAGDRPAETYEEIERGLYFSVLGGPLFIVNPPASSGPRPFSPGQMAEVEVGVDIGDRLSIGLFLRGAVNRAGSEYTGNSNGEASGDFSSLVPGAVAHVRLVSFPDAQEVPRTWIYVRGGAGYALFWPKALLPESDILVFAGPGVEYYTRLRHFSIGVEVTASFFVKSQSFGFALTPNLRYAF; encoded by the coding sequence ATGAAAGCCCTCCGCCCTTTTGTCGTTTGCGCCGCACTCGCCCTCCCCGCGCTCGCGAATGCGCAGGCCGCTGGTGACCGTCCCGCCGAGACCTACGAGGAAATCGAGCGTGGTCTCTACTTCTCGGTCCTCGGTGGTCCCCTCTTCATCGTCAATCCGCCCGCGTCCTCCGGACCCCGGCCCTTCTCGCCCGGACAGATGGCCGAGGTGGAGGTGGGCGTGGACATCGGCGATCGCCTGTCGATCGGCCTCTTCCTCCGGGGCGCCGTCAACCGGGCCGGCTCGGAGTACACGGGCAACTCCAACGGGGAGGCCTCGGGTGACTTCTCCTCGCTGGTGCCCGGCGCCGTGGCGCACGTGCGTCTGGTGAGCTTCCCCGACGCCCAGGAAGTGCCGCGCACGTGGATCTACGTGCGGGGTGGCGCGGGCTACGCCCTGTTCTGGCCGAAAGCGCTCCTGCCGGAATCCGACATTCTGGTATTCGCCGGACCGGGAGTGGAGTACTACACGCGCCTCCGGCACTTCTCGATTGGTGTCGAGGTGACGGCGAGCTTCTTCGTCAAGTCTCAGTCTTTCGGGTTCGCGCTGACGCCGAACCTTCGCTACGCGTTCTAG